The following coding sequences lie in one Hyphobacterium sp. CCMP332 genomic window:
- a CDS encoding recombinase family protein: MVEIPICQQPQRWRQAIIIGYARTSTADQQAGLEAQIEELTKAGADRIFQEQVSSVTQRDELDAALDYLRDDDVLMVTKLDRLARSVADLLAILGRIKERNASLRILAMNLDTNPPPGN, translated from the coding sequence GTGGTTGAAATTCCCATTTGTCAACAACCACAGCGATGGAGACAAGCCATAATCATTGGATACGCACGTACCTCAACAGCTGACCAACAAGCAGGCCTCGAAGCCCAGATTGAAGAGCTGACCAAAGCCGGCGCCGACCGAATCTTTCAGGAACAAGTGTCCAGCGTCACCCAACGTGATGAACTAGATGCGGCCCTCGATTATCTTCGTGACGATGATGTGCTGATGGTGACCAAGCTTGATCGTCTGGCACGGTCCGTTGCCGACCTCTTGGCCATTCTAGGTCGGATCAAAGAACGGAACGCTTCTCTCCGCATTTTGGCAATGAACCTCGATACGAATCCGCCACCGGGAAACTGA
- a CDS encoding DUF1761 domain-containing protein: protein MDVYGINIIAVLLATLGFMVVGFLWYGPLLGKRWMALNGFTPEAMGSVNMPLMMAKGSPIRSLPRSAFRWS from the coding sequence ATGGACGTTTACGGAATCAATATCATCGCAGTTTTACTGGCAACGCTCGGCTTCATGGTCGTGGGCTTCCTCTGGTACGGGCCGCTCCTCGGCAAGCGCTGGATGGCGCTCAATGGCTTCACGCCCGAGGCAATGGGCAGCGTCAACATGCCCTTGATGATGGCTAAGGGCTCACCAATTCGCTCATTGCCGCGATCGGCATTTCGCTGGTCCTGA
- a CDS encoding GlsB/YeaQ/YmgE family stress response membrane protein — translation MGSEIIFLIVFLPIGLAAGYLAGPITKGKRPFELIGDLTLGMIGGFMGVWLPAAFGVIISGGFIGASVTALIGAVTILIIARLIKRA, via the coding sequence ATGGGATCCGAAATCATCTTCCTGATTGTCTTTTTGCCGATTGGCTTGGCCGCTGGATACCTCGCCGGGCCGATAACGAAGGGCAAACGCCCGTTCGAGCTCATTGGCGACCTGACCTTGGGCATGATTGGCGGTTTTATGGGCGTTTGGTTGCCTGCAGCTTTCGGCGTCATTATTTCAGGCGGGTTCATTGGCGCGTCTGTGACCGCCCTGATCGGCGCGGTGACGATCCTCATTATCGCGCGGCTGATCAAGCGGGCCTAG
- a CDS encoding Rid family hydrolase: MKEGPHIWVSGTVAVGEDGQPFAPGDMEAQTRRCLEIIEAALKKLGADMRHVRRTRVFVTDMSAEAQAAFARAHSAVFGDCPPASALYGISALAGPDFLVEVEADAYLAADA; encoded by the coding sequence GTGAAGGAGGGCCCGCATATCTGGGTTTCCGGCACTGTGGCGGTGGGAGAAGATGGCCAGCCCTTTGCTCCCGGCGATATGGAAGCCCAGACGCGGCGTTGTCTGGAGATCATCGAGGCGGCCTTGAAGAAACTCGGCGCGGATATGCGCCATGTGCGCCGCACCCGCGTCTTCGTCACCGATATGAGCGCGGAGGCGCAGGCGGCCTTTGCCCGCGCGCATTCGGCGGTGTTCGGTGATTGTCCGCCTGCCTCGGCGCTCTATGGCATCTCGGCTCTGGCGGGACCGGACTTTCTCGTCGAGGTGGAAGCCGATGCCTATCTGGCGGCCGATGCGTAA
- a CDS encoding ABC transporter ATP-binding protein produces MHEAIIETEGLIRHYGDLAAVEDLSLRVERGQIFGFLGPNGAGKTTTIRMLLGLIRRDAGRIRIAGHDLASNRRAALARVGSIVETPALYLNLTGRQNLAVTCHTRGIGKTDIDRVLDIVDLAKDAGRKAGVFLGMRQRLGIARALLGEPELLVLDEPTNGLDPAGIREIRQLIADAPARFGTTILVSSHMLGEVEQMASHVGVMNQGRLLFQGTLPDLIRTAPHRLEIRLDNSARARTALADNWPDAEISGAGLVLPGVNEAEAAAINRQLVEAGFAVTGLAIRPPALEDIFLSLTGENA; encoded by the coding sequence ATGCATGAGGCGATCATCGAAACCGAGGGACTCATCCGCCATTATGGCGATCTGGCCGCCGTGGAGGATTTGAGTCTGCGGGTCGAGCGCGGTCAGATTTTCGGCTTTCTGGGGCCGAATGGTGCGGGCAAGACCACCACGATCCGCATGCTGCTGGGCCTGATCCGCCGCGATGCCGGACGTATCCGGATTGCCGGGCATGACCTCGCTTCAAACCGCCGCGCAGCGCTCGCCCGCGTCGGCTCCATCGTCGAAACCCCGGCGCTCTATCTCAACCTGACCGGCCGGCAGAATCTCGCCGTGACCTGTCATACGCGCGGCATCGGCAAAACCGATATCGACCGCGTGCTCGACATTGTCGATCTGGCAAAGGATGCGGGCCGCAAGGCGGGAGTATTCCTCGGCATGCGCCAGAGGCTGGGCATTGCCCGCGCCCTTCTGGGCGAGCCGGAGCTTCTGGTCCTCGACGAACCGACCAACGGGCTGGACCCGGCGGGCATACGCGAAATTCGGCAATTGATCGCCGACGCTCCGGCGCGCTTTGGCACGACGATCCTGGTCTCCAGCCACATGCTCGGCGAGGTGGAACAGATGGCCAGCCATGTCGGCGTGATGAATCAGGGCCGCCTGTTGTTTCAGGGCACGCTGCCCGATCTCATCCGCACCGCCCCGCACAGACTGGAAATCCGGCTCGATAACTCGGCCAGAGCCCGAACCGCACTCGCCGATAACTGGCCGGACGCCGAGATTTCCGGGGCCGGTCTGGTCCTGCCCGGCGTGAACGAGGCAGAGGCCGCCGCCATCAACCGGCAACTGGTCGAGGCCGGGTTTGCCGTGACCGGACTGGCCATCCGCCCGCCCGCGCTGGAAGACATTTTCCTCTCCCTGACAGGAGAAAACGCATGA
- the tuf gene encoding elongation factor Tu → MAKEKFERTKPHANIGTIGHVDHGKTTLTAAITKYFGDFKAYDQIDAAPEEKARGITISTAHVEYETDARHYAHVDCPGHADYVKNMITGAAQMDGAILVVNAADGPMPQTREHILLARQVGVPALVVFLNKVDQVDDEELLELVEMEVRELLSSYDFPGDDIPIIAGSALAALEGRDAEIGENKIRELMAAVDEYIPTPERPVDLPFLMPIEDVFSISGRGTVVTGRIERGIVKVGEEIAIVGVRDTKTTTCTGVEMFRKLLDQGQAGDNVGVLLRGIDREGVERGQVLAKPGSITPHAKFEAEAYILTKEEGGRHTPFFTNYRPQFYFRTTDVTGVVTLKEGTEMVMPGDNAELSVELITPIAMDQGLRFAIREGGRTVGAGVVSKITD, encoded by the coding sequence ATGGCCAAGGAAAAGTTTGAGCGTACGAAGCCGCACGCGAACATTGGCACGATTGGTCACGTTGACCACGGCAAGACGACGCTGACGGCGGCGATCACGAAGTATTTTGGTGACTTCAAGGCGTATGATCAGATTGATGCTGCGCCGGAAGAGAAGGCGCGCGGGATCACGATTTCGACGGCGCACGTCGAGTATGAGACGGATGCGCGTCACTATGCGCACGTCGACTGCCCGGGACACGCTGACTATGTGAAGAACATGATCACGGGTGCGGCGCAGATGGACGGCGCGATCCTGGTTGTGAACGCGGCGGACGGCCCGATGCCGCAGACGCGCGAGCACATCCTTCTGGCGCGTCAGGTTGGCGTTCCGGCTCTGGTGGTGTTCCTGAACAAGGTTGACCAGGTGGATGACGAGGAGCTCCTGGAGCTCGTCGAGATGGAAGTGCGCGAGCTTCTGTCGTCCTATGATTTCCCGGGCGACGATATTCCGATCATTGCCGGTTCGGCTCTGGCAGCCCTTGAGGGCCGCGATGCCGAGATTGGCGAGAACAAGATCCGTGAACTGATGGCGGCTGTGGATGAATACATCCCGACGCCGGAGCGTCCGGTGGACCTGCCTTTCCTGATGCCGATCGAGGACGTGTTCTCGATTTCGGGCCGGGGAACGGTTGTGACCGGCCGTATCGAACGCGGCATCGTCAAGGTGGGCGAAGAGATTGCGATCGTCGGTGTGCGTGACACCAAGACGACGACCTGCACGGGCGTTGAGATGTTCCGCAAGCTGCTCGATCAGGGCCAGGCCGGCGACAATGTCGGTGTGCTGCTGCGCGGTATTGATCGTGAAGGTGTCGAGCGCGGTCAGGTTCTGGCCAAGCCGGGTTCGATCACGCCGCATGCGAAGTTCGAGGCGGAAGCCTATATCCTGACGAAGGAAGAGGGTGGACGTCACACCCCGTTCTTCACCAATTACCGCCCGCAATTCTACTTCCGGACGACGGATGTGACGGGTGTTGTGACCCTGAAAGAGGGTACGGAAATGGTGATGCCGGGCGACAATGCCGAGCTGAGCGTTGAACTGATCACGCCGATTGCGATGGATCAGGGCCTGCGCTTCGCGATCCGCGAAGGTGGCCGCACAGTCGGCGCCGGCGTGGTCTCCAAAATCACCGACTAG
- a CDS encoding sulfotransferase — MQHNGAVVSAYDRAAQTARTDWLIRNFPTDLAGETPANRDMAIPLFIVGMPRSGTTLIEAAIAAHDDVLPGGELSALPFVFEEFMTWATESGWSGGPIPKTGLPSGASATAPSIANSGSMARAMSPTSNLRIFLLWA, encoded by the coding sequence TTGCAGCATAATGGTGCCGTCGTCTCGGCGTATGACCGCGCGGCGCAGACGGCACGAACGGATTGGCTGATCAGGAATTTCCCGACCGATCTGGCAGGTGAAACGCCCGCGAACCGGGATATGGCCATCCCGCTCTTTATTGTGGGCATGCCACGGTCCGGTACAACGCTGATCGAAGCCGCGATTGCGGCCCATGATGACGTGCTGCCGGGCGGTGAGCTCAGCGCCTTGCCCTTCGTGTTCGAGGAATTCATGACGTGGGCCACGGAAAGTGGCTGGAGCGGCGGTCCCATTCCGAAGACCGGCTTGCCGTCTGGCGCGAGCGCTACCGCGCCCAGCATCGCGAATTCGGGCTCGATGGCGCGCGCTATGTCACCGACAAGCAACCTTCGAATTTTCTTGCTGTGGGCTTGA
- a CDS encoding sulfotransferase, translating into MDDIAHYYAEHARLCAHWEAALPKSFTLLQYEDLVGDFEARLRFVLARCGISWDRKCLEFYKSDRSVMTFSAVQVRKPPSADHLDSTSPYAGELGDFDKRIAGLGVDPVTGAWGVAEQPDDEPGPETRDVSRKAGFWSRLTGSG; encoded by the coding sequence CTGGATGATATTGCCCACTATTATGCCGAACACGCCCGGCTCTGCGCGCATTGGGAAGCGGCTTTGCCGAAGTCTTTCACCTTGCTTCAGTATGAGGATCTGGTGGGCGATTTCGAAGCCCGGTTGCGATTTGTCCTCGCCCGCTGCGGAATCAGCTGGGACCGCAAATGCCTCGAATTCTATAAGTCTGACCGATCGGTAATGACGTTCAGCGCCGTGCAGGTCCGCAAGCCGCCATCGGCAGATCATCTCGATTCAACCAGCCCCTATGCCGGTGAACTCGGCGATTTCGATAAACGCATCGCCGGGCTCGGGGTCGATCCGGTGACCGGGGCGTGGGGCGTGGCCGAGCAACCGGATGACGAGCCGGGACCGGAAACGCGGGATGTGTCCCGCAAGGCGGGCTTCTGGTCCCGTCTGACGGGCAGCGGGTAG
- a CDS encoding tetratricopeptide repeat protein, with amino-acid sequence MNRRMPGHVGALNGLGNALVALDRKAEAMEAFDAALAARPDAVLVRVNRGALRRAAGDLSGALADLDAACREAPALAEAHYQRANTLRTLGRTEAARAALPRLCGWHLNG; translated from the coding sequence ATCAACCGCCGTATGCCGGGGCATGTTGGTGCACTCAACGGTCTGGGCAATGCGCTTGTGGCGCTCGATCGCAAGGCCGAAGCCATGGAGGCCTTCGATGCGGCGCTGGCGGCCCGGCCGGATGCGGTTCTCGTCCGGGTCAACCGGGGCGCGCTCCGGCGGGCGGCGGGCGATCTGAGCGGAGCACTCGCGGATCTTGACGCGGCCTGCCGCGAGGCGCCTGCACTGGCAGAGGCACATTACCAGCGCGCCAATACGCTTCGCACGCTGGGCCGGACAGAAGCGGCCCGGGCGGCTTTGCCGAGGCTTTGCGGCTGGCACCTGAACGGGTAG
- a CDS encoding 2OG-Fe(II) oxygenase family protein: MAAIPLRPWMRSWRAPGCGLALAKARLLYRAGELAAALEAAELAVSQDPGLAPALALRGAVQRQLGGHVAGLADLRAAFEASAGSDCAIRHQLVEALLADRQFADALALLDEEPAAPHLQSTSLLKPWRGVDSGTRPIVTSTTMTGLPGPGRSGRLTGTNHEAFNAALGASIARLHTTRVQPLEQTLFGGTQSPGRLWNENDPVIAALSDSLMEAAQRFVSGLPDDSDHPFLRRKTGKLELAGAWSVRLASGGGHVDHVHPAGWISACYYVDVPGSVMAGERAGWLRLGASGVAGLDLPAERYIRPEPGRVIFFPSYMWHGVEPFESDTPRVTAPFDLISRREGE, from the coding sequence GTGGCCGCGATTCCACTGCGGCCATGGATGCGCAGCTGGCGCGCGCCCGGATGCGGGCTGGCGCTGGCCAAGGCGCGCCTCCTCTATCGTGCGGGCGAGCTGGCGGCGGCCCTCGAAGCGGCTGAACTGGCCGTCAGTCAGGACCCCGGTCTGGCCCCTGCATTGGCGCTCCGCGGCGCGGTTCAACGCCAACTGGGTGGTCATGTTGCCGGGCTTGCGGATTTGCGCGCGGCGTTCGAAGCCTCTGCCGGCAGCGATTGCGCCATCCGCCACCAGCTGGTGGAGGCGTTGCTCGCGGACCGGCAATTTGCGGATGCGCTGGCATTGCTCGATGAAGAGCCGGCAGCGCCGCATCTGCAAAGCACGTCGCTCTTAAAGCCCTGGCGTGGCGTGGACTCGGGGACCCGACCTATCGTGACTTCTACGACTATGACCGGTTTACCTGGGCCGGGACGATCCGGACGCCTGACGGGTACGAATCACGAGGCGTTCAATGCCGCTCTCGGTGCCTCGATCGCACGATTGCACACCACCCGCGTTCAGCCGCTGGAACAAACCCTGTTCGGCGGAACCCAGTCTCCGGGGCGGTTGTGGAATGAGAACGATCCGGTGATTGCGGCGCTTTCTGATTCCCTGATGGAGGCGGCACAGCGTTTCGTGTCCGGCCTGCCGGACGATTCAGACCATCCCTTTCTGCGCCGCAAGACGGGAAAGCTGGAATTGGCCGGGGCGTGGTCGGTCAGGCTCGCGTCGGGCGGCGGCCATGTTGACCATGTTCACCCCGCCGGATGGATAAGCGCCTGTTATTACGTTGATGTTCCAGGATCTGTGATGGCGGGAGAGCGCGCCGGCTGGCTGCGCCTCGGCGCATCCGGTGTGGCGGGGCTGGACCTGCCGGCGGAGCGCTATATCCGGCCGGAGCCGGGCCGGGTCATCTTCTTTCCGTCCTATATGTGGCATGGCGTCGAGCCGTTCGAGAGCGACACGCCTCGCGTTACGGCCCCCTTCGATCTTATCTCCCGCAGAGAAGGCGAGTGA
- a CDS encoding S8 family serine peptidase, whose product MIANFHGAFATVSAQSHEEQRTRMIVQFSVPSSLDDLAVEDRREIVRQTSQRVWERVIQFESQISENETPADDQPRLVREFDYTPAIVIELSATEASQLRQDIGVISVFPDGLDQPMLDQSIPSIGADRLHALGMRGQGTSIAILDTGIDVDHPMLAGRIVSSACFSTEDEGVSETLCPNNLDEDTASSDAGRNCSSPLSVSANGARGCAHGTHVASIAAGAEIPDPSDDEVMLVGVAADAGVIPVQVFSRFNASDNCGSARPCVLSYQSDQIAALEWLFENREAFSLSVINMSLGSGRFESECPSDPRAHIIEMLRDAGVFVVVSAGNDGFSDAVSAPACISEAIAVTTDASLPIKAIWLIYRHRASASRLLSRSLQPTPRRKLRQAVDFHGCASRQWGVGSIESSVSIRQCRSDRVHIGWHCYG is encoded by the coding sequence ATGATTGCGAATTTCCATGGGGCTTTTGCGACGGTTTCTGCTCAATCCCATGAGGAACAGCGAACCCGCATGATCGTGCAATTTTCAGTGCCAAGCAGCCTCGATGACCTAGCCGTCGAGGATCGACGAGAAATCGTTCGACAAACGAGCCAACGTGTCTGGGAGAGGGTGATCCAATTTGAAAGTCAAATTTCGGAAAATGAAACCCCAGCAGACGATCAGCCACGGCTAGTCCGCGAGTTCGATTACACGCCAGCTATAGTAATTGAATTGAGCGCGACAGAAGCCAGCCAGTTGCGCCAAGATATTGGTGTGATTTCTGTATTTCCAGATGGGTTAGATCAGCCAATGCTTGATCAAAGCATTCCATCTATCGGCGCAGATCGATTGCACGCGCTTGGAATGAGAGGGCAAGGAACATCAATTGCGATCCTAGATACTGGCATTGATGTCGATCACCCTATGTTGGCGGGACGGATCGTTTCGTCTGCCTGTTTCTCGACGGAAGATGAAGGTGTTTCGGAGACACTTTGCCCGAATAATTTGGACGAGGACACGGCATCATCTGATGCGGGCAGAAATTGTTCTTCCCCGCTTTCGGTGTCGGCAAATGGTGCAAGAGGGTGTGCCCACGGCACTCACGTCGCTTCGATAGCAGCCGGCGCTGAGATACCTGACCCTTCCGACGATGAGGTCATGCTCGTTGGAGTCGCCGCCGACGCAGGCGTTATCCCTGTGCAGGTGTTCTCTCGATTTAATGCGAGCGATAACTGTGGTTCAGCCCGCCCGTGTGTGTTGAGCTACCAAAGCGATCAGATCGCTGCTTTGGAATGGCTATTCGAAAACCGCGAAGCGTTTTCGCTTTCTGTGATCAATATGAGCCTTGGGTCCGGCCGTTTTGAAAGCGAATGTCCGTCGGACCCTCGCGCCCATATCATTGAGATGTTGCGAGACGCCGGTGTTTTTGTCGTGGTTTCTGCTGGAAATGATGGATTTTCCGACGCGGTCTCAGCGCCAGCCTGCATTTCCGAAGCAATCGCGGTAACGACCGATGCTTCTTTGCCAATCAAAGCCATCTGGTTGATTTATCGGCACCGGGCGTCAGCATCACGGCTGCTTTCCCGCAGTCTGCAACCAACACCGAGACGCAAACTGCGACAAGCAGTGGACTTCCATGGCTGCGCCTCACGTCAGTGGGGTGTTGGCAGTATTGAGAGCAGCGTTTCCATCCGCCAGTGTAGATCAGATCGAGTCCACATTGGCTGGCATTGTTACGGGTGA
- a CDS encoding M20/M25/M40 family metallo-hydrolase translates to MEVETAARLASEIRALGFEVTENVGGTGIVAVMENGEGPTLMLRADMDGLPIEENTGLDYASTVLGTDRRGQESHVMHACAHDTHMTALVGAARQLAERRADWSGTLVLIGQPAEELGLGAQMMLDDGLYERFPLPDAVVSFHTFGAIPAGMIGYVPGFAMANVDSVDITVRGIGAHGSTRMSDAIRCCCRRRSSPRCRHSSAARSIRWNPA, encoded by the coding sequence ATGGAGGTGGAAACCGCGGCGCGTCTGGCGTCCGAGATCCGGGCGCTGGGCTTCGAGGTGACGGAGAATGTTGGCGGCACGGGCATTGTGGCGGTGATGGAGAATGGCGAGGGGCCGACCCTGATGCTGCGCGCCGACATGGATGGCCTGCCGATCGAGGAAAATACCGGGCTGGACTATGCCTCTACCGTTCTGGGCACGGACCGGCGCGGGCAGGAAAGCCATGTCATGCATGCCTGCGCGCATGATACGCACATGACGGCTCTCGTCGGCGCGGCGCGCCAGCTGGCGGAACGCCGCGCGGACTGGTCGGGTACGCTGGTGCTGATCGGCCAGCCGGCCGAGGAGCTGGGCCTGGGCGCGCAGATGATGCTGGATGATGGCCTGTATGAGCGCTTCCCTCTGCCCGATGCGGTGGTGTCGTTTCACACATTCGGTGCCATTCCGGCGGGCATGATCGGCTATGTGCCGGGCTTTGCCATGGCGAATGTCGATTCGGTCGACATCACGGTGCGCGGCATTGGCGCGCATGGCTCTACCCGCATGTCGGACGCGATCCGGTGCTGTTGTCGGCGCAGATCATCACCGCGCTGCAGACACTCGTCAGCCGCGAGGTCAATCCGCTGGAATCCGGCGTAG
- a CDS encoding DUF819 family protein: protein MPPSAFWPRRPASARSDRGRGRDLPGDFAANLRIIPQSAPAYSFVFSYFVPVLIPLFLMKADLKKIFFETGRMTLAFGVAALGTVLGAIAAVSVLDFGADEAGIAGVFTATYIGGSVNYAALLDITGLRADGAFVSAATAVDNLASGLFLALLAILPGWKWLATKFPARDHTKGEVEAEEDGKATAATLTITIAFALTIVALGDMLTGLLGGLFGNLGVEDAARQAGNWRYAIITVLTLIPATLMPKTMARLHGGYELGIGLAFVFFAAIAAGADIPSLIQQAPLLMVLVLILLGVHLIVLFGLGSLLRLSVPELITASNAAILGATTAPALAAAKGWKDLVTPGVLVGVFGYALGTLIATAVYQFWPG, encoded by the coding sequence TTGCCGCCATCGGCTTTCTGGCCGAGAAGACCCGCATCGGCGCGGTCTGACCGGGGCCGTGGTCGCGATCTTCCTGGCGATTTTGCGGCCAATCTGCGGATCATCCCGCAAAGCGCGCCCGCCTATTCCTTTGTCTTTTCCTATTTTGTGCCGGTGCTGATCCCGCTCTTTTTGATGAAGGCGGATCTGAAGAAAATCTTCTTTGAAACCGGGCGCATGACGCTGGCCTTTGGCGTGGCGGCGCTGGGCACGGTGCTGGGCGCGATTGCCGCGGTCTCGGTGCTGGATTTCGGGGCGGACGAGGCGGGGATCGCCGGCGTGTTCACCGCCACCTATATTGGCGGCTCGGTGAATTATGCCGCGCTGCTGGATATTACCGGATTGCGTGCCGATGGCGCCTTTGTTTCGGCGGCGACCGCGGTTGATAATCTGGCCTCCGGGCTCTTTCTCGCCCTGCTGGCCATCCTGCCGGGCTGGAAATGGCTGGCGACGAAATTTCCGGCCCGGGACCACACAAAGGGCGAGGTCGAGGCCGAAGAAGACGGCAAGGCGACGGCGGCCACCCTGACCATCACCATTGCCTTTGCGCTGACCATTGTGGCGCTGGGCGACATGCTCACCGGCCTGCTCGGCGGGCTGTTCGGCAATCTGGGCGTTGAAGATGCGGCGCGGCAGGCGGGAAACTGGCGCTATGCCATCATCACCGTGCTGACGCTGATTCCGGCGACGCTGATGCCCAAGACCATGGCCAGACTCCACGGCGGGTATGAGCTGGGCATTGGCCTCGCCTTTGTCTTCTTTGCCGCGATTGCGGCGGGGGCCGACATTCCGTCCCTGATCCAGCAAGCGCCGCTCCTGATGGTGCTGGTGCTGATCCTGCTGGGCGTGCATCTGATCGTATTGTTCGGGCTGGGATCGCTCTTGCGCCTGTCCGTGCCGGAGCTGATCACCGCCTCCAATGCCGCCATTCTGGGCGCAACGACGGCCCCGGCGCTGGCCGCGGCGAAAGGCTGGAAGGATCTGGTGACGCCGGGCGTTCTGGTCGGCGTGTTCGGCTATGCGCTGGGCACTCTGATCGCCACGGCGGTCTATCAGTTCTGGCCCGGCTAG
- a CDS encoding DUF1761 domain-containing protein produces MNWKGAEGLLASMKTAFFVWLFFSATTALLAHIYEKQKLELALIHFGNQLTAYLLAGAIISFSEPNQRCLLAGRHRFAIASPNSGPA; encoded by the coding sequence CTGAACTGGAAAGGTGCAGAAGGTCTGCTGGCTTCGATGAAGACCGCCTTCTTCGTATGGCTGTTCTTCTCGGCCACAACAGCACTGTTGGCTCACATCTACGAAAAGCAGAAGCTCGAACTGGCGCTGATCCATTTCGGAAACCAACTGACGGCCTATCTGCTGGCCGGCGCGATTATCAGCTTTTCTGAACCAAATCAGCGATGCCTGCTTGCAGGCAGGCATCGCTTCGCTATAGCATCGCCCAACAGCGGGCCGGCTTAG
- a CDS encoding M48 family metallopeptidase: MTDPRLQEAAQLRLAEAFDRAEALCHEVLAGNPAMPRPWPYWGYAPLNGDVTAGRDWLDRAEAADPDLAVLHLYRSIERAASGDVDRAIAAARRHGTCAGPVRCLGPAGDLSGQAGDFETAAEALPVPLRPSRIIRPSDQWPCALPRPVPKAAI; the protein is encoded by the coding sequence ATGACGGATCCACGGCTTCAGGAAGCGGCGCAGCTTCGGCTGGCGGAGGCGTTCGACCGGGCCGAGGCACTCTGCCATGAGGTTCTGGCGGGCAATCCCGCCATGCCGAGGCCATGGCCATATTGGGGATATGCGCCCTTGAACGGGGATGTAACGGCGGGGCGTGACTGGCTTGACCGTGCCGAAGCTGCTGACCCGGATCTGGCCGTCCTGCATCTCTACCGTTCGATCGAGCGCGCCGCATCGGGAGATGTAGACAGGGCCATCGCGGCCGCGCGGCGCCACGGAACTTGCGCCGGGCCGGTTCGATGTCTGGGGCCGGCTGGGGATTTGTCCGGACAGGCCGGGGATTTCGAAACCGCGGCAGAGGCCTTGCCCGTGCCCTTGAGGCCGAGCCGCATCATCCGGCCGTCGGACCAGTGGCCCTGCGCCTTGCCGCGGCCCGTTCCGAAGGCGGCGATCTGA
- a CDS encoding Ig-like domain-containing protein yields MARSSLPLGQNGNDMFSYTIADPGGLTSTATVTVTINGANDAPSAAADALIFAEEEGARDVTANLLANDTDVDSGETAQLAITGVDTTLSLGRITLTNGIVTYDPNGAFNALSEGQSVTDRFNYTISDPHGRQQPLPLRSRSMALTAML; encoded by the coding sequence ATGGCGCGTTCGAGTCTTCCGCTGGGGCAAAATGGCAACGACATGTTCAGCTATACGATTGCCGATCCCGGCGGGCTGACCTCAACGGCGACGGTCACGGTGACGATTAACGGAGCCAATGATGCACCTTCGGCGGCAGCTGATGCGCTGATCTTTGCCGAAGAAGAAGGCGCACGCGATGTGACAGCGAACCTTCTTGCCAATGATACCGATGTGGATTCGGGTGAGACGGCGCAACTGGCCATAACGGGTGTGGACACAACGCTGTCATTGGGACGCATCACGCTGACAAACGGCATCGTGACCTATGATCCAAACGGCGCATTCAATGCTCTTTCAGAAGGCCAATCGGTCACCGATCGCTTCAATTACACCATCAGCGATCCGCACGGGCGACAGCAACCGCTACCGCTGAGGTCACGATCAATGGCTTTAACGGCTATGCTCTGA
- a CDS encoding RNA methyltransferase, with product MKRLLLTLNAQREVPEGTAFEDMKPDAIFAHLPDGAVHQGFAMRATAPEPESVNAVVDPTHGILVVLDSVTDPHNVGAVFRSAAAFGARAVVMQDRKAPPLFGAVAKASVGATETVRHVRVTNIADTLIGFREAGRSVIGLDGEAETHLPEAIANTAAPDWSSSWGPKIKACVRASRKTATCWFRFHHR from the coding sequence GTGAAGCGTTTACTGCTGACGCTGAATGCCCAGCGCGAAGTGCCCGAAGGCACGGCGTTCGAGGACATGAAGCCGGACGCGATATTCGCCCATCTGCCCGATGGCGCGGTGCATCAGGGTTTTGCCATGCGCGCGACAGCGCCCGAACCTGAATCCGTCAATGCCGTCGTGGATCCGACCCATGGCATTCTGGTCGTACTGGATTCAGTCACCGACCCGCACAATGTCGGCGCCGTCTTCCGCTCGGCGGCCGCGTTTGGCGCGCGCGCGGTGGTCATGCAGGACCGCAAGGCTCCGCCACTCTTCGGCGCGGTCGCCAAGGCGTCTGTGGGCGCGACCGAGACCGTGCGCCATGTGCGCGTCACCAATATTGCCGATACGCTGATCGGGTTTCGCGAGGCCGGACGATCTGTCATCGGACTGGATGGCGAGGCCGAAACGCATCTGCCCGAAGCCATAGCAAACACGGCGGCCCCGGACTGGTCATCGTCATGGGGGCCGAAGATAAAGGCTTGCGTCCGCGCATCGCGGAAAACTGCGACCTGCTGGTTTCGATTCCACCACCGGTAA